ACCGACCCAACGAGTCGGCACGCGCGTTGGCCACCAAGCGGTCCGGGCTGATCGGCCTGGTGTGGGACACCGACCACCGCCGGCCGGGGTGGCGGCACCCGTACCTCCAGGAGTTGCTGATCGGCTTGAAGTCGGCGCTCAGCGCGCACGGGTACCACCTGCTGATGCTCGCCACGAGCGGGTCTGCGGCGTTGCGGGCGGTCGGCGCGTCCCTGGCCGACCCGGTGGCGTACGTGAACATGACCCGGCGGCACCACTTGGGCGGGCTGGTGCTCATCGACAGCGGGTCGGACGCGTCCGCGTTCACCGCGTTCGCGCAGTCGGGGCTGCCTTGCGTGGCGGTCGACGTGGACGTCGACGGGCCGCGGGCCACCTACGTGACGTCGGACAACGTAGGCGGCGCGGCACTGGCCGTTCGGCACCTCGCCGCTGCCGGGCACCGCCGGATCGCGACCATCACCGGGCCGCGCACCAACCGCCCGTCGGTCGACCGCGTGACCGGATTCCGTGCGGCGATGGCGGAGGCAGGCCTGGACGTGCCGCCGGAGTACGTGGTGGAGGGCGACTTCTACCGGCCCAGCGGCCAGGCGGCGATGCGGTCGCTGATCGCCCTGCCCGAGCCGCCGACCGCGGTGTTCTGCGCGAGCGACGAGATGGCCGTGGGTGCGCTGCTCGCCGCACGCCACGCGGGTTTGCGGGTGCCGGACGACCTGGCCGTCGTGGGGTTCGACGACATCGAGCTGGCCGCCTTGGTCGACCCGCCCCTCACCACGTTGGCGCAGGACAAGTCGGGTATCGGAGTGGCCGCGGCGCGCGCTGTGCTGACCATGGTGCACGGCGGCGAGACGCCCGAGCCCGCGTTCCTGCCGACCAAGCTCGTGGTGCGCGCCTCCAGCAGATGACCCGGTCAGGGCTTGACGCGGTCAGGGCTTGACGCGGTCAGGGCTTGACCCGCCCGGTGGCCCAGGCCCACGCGGCGATCGCGACCCGGTTCCGGGTGCCGGTCTTCTGCTGGACGGACGCGATGTGGTTCTTCACGGTGCCCGGCGACAGGAAGAGTTCGGCGGCGATCTCGGCGTTGGTCCGGCCGACCGCGACCATGGCCACGACCTGGTCTTCCCGTTCGGTCAGCACGACGCTCGACTGTTCACGCGGCAGTTCCCGGCCTCTGAGCAGCCGGACGGTGAGCTCCGGGCTGATGAGCATGTCGCCGTTGATCGCGGCCCGGACGGCTTCGATCAGCAGGGCCGGGGCGGAGCGCTTCAGGATGAACCCGGCGGCGCCGTGGCGCAGGGCGGCCTGGACGTACTCGTCCAGCCCGAACGTGGTGACCACGACGACGTGGATGCCGGAGCCGTCCAGCGCGCGGGCCACCTCGATGCCGTCGATGCCGGGCATCCGGATGTCGGCGAGCACCACGTCCGGCCTGATCGCGAGGGCGGTGTCGATCGCGGACCGGCCGTCGGCCGCCTCGGCCACCACCGTCAGGTCGGGCTGGGCGTCGAGGATCATACGGAAGGCGCCGCGGATGCCCTCCTGGTCGTCGGCGAGGAGGATTCGGGCGACCACTCCGGTGATTGTGCCGGCGGTAGGCGCGCTGTCAGCGACCACCCGTCCGGCATTGCGCGGGTGACCAGTTCGCCGCCCTGTTCGGCGACGACCGCGGCCAGGCCGGGCAGTCCCGACCCGCCACGCCGCCGGCCGCGCGTGCCGCTCACGCCGTCGTTGGTCATCCTGACCTCCAAGGCCCCGGCCGAGTCGCCGACGTGCAGCTCGACGCGCGTCGCCCGCGGTGCGTGCCGCCGGACGTTGGTCAGGCCCTCGATCACGATCCGGTAGGCCAGGGCCGCGGTCTCCACCGGAACCGTCAACTCCGGGTCCAGGTGCAGGTCGACCCGCGCGGGACCGGCGGCGGAGAACCGTGCGGCTGCCTCACGGATGCCGCCCAGATCGCCCACGGGGCCGAGAGGTCGGTCGTGGTGGAGCATGTCGAGCGTGCGGTCCAGCACCGACAGTGCCCGCTGACCCGCGGCCTCGACGCGTTCCAGCGCCGGCAGCGGATCGCCCGCGACCGCGCCCGCCTGGGCGTGCGCCACCATCTCGCTGATGTCGTGGGCGACGAAGTCGTGCAGGTCCCGGGCCAGCCGCAGCCGCAAAGCGGTGCGCGTGTCGGCCACCGCGCGCTCCTGCCGCACGTCCAGGGAACGCAGGTAGGCGCCCACCCCGGCGGCCACCAACGCGCCCAGTCCCCAGAACACGCACGCGCCCAGCACCTCCAGCGGCGACTCGGGCGTGAACACGCGCAGCAGCCAGCCGCCCGCGGCCAGACCCGCCACCACCGCGGCCAACACCGCTCGCGGCGGTGGCGCGTACCGGACGGCCAGGCCCGCCGACACCATCAGCGCCGCGCTCTCCACCATCCCCAGCACGCCGGTGCCCCACTCCGGCTTGACCGCGCCCAAGAGATGGGCCAACGTGAAGATCAGGGACACGCTTCCGGCCGTGAGGACCAACACGGGCAGACGCGGCCTCAGCCGTGGCCGGAACAGCCCGATCGCGTTCACCGCGACGGCGACCACCACCGGCAGCAGGACGACAGCCCAAGTCACGTTCACCCCAAGACGATAAGCACATCCGCCGATCGCATGACGAGTGCCGAACGGCACCTCTTCCGCGAACACCGGTGCCGAACGGCATCTGGCTCGCCACCCGGCCACGGCGGAAGGCTCGACCACATGAAGAAACTGTCTACTTCGGACCGGTGGGGCTACGCGGCAGCGCTGTGGGCGTTGACCTACGGCGTACTCGGCGTCGCCTGGGCGTTGGGGATGCCGGGGTACCCGTGGGGCGCCAGCGATTCCGATCCGGACGGGGCGTTGTCCGTCCTGGCCGGCACAACACCGGGCTTCGGCTGGTGGATCGCCTCGTTCTCCCTGGTCACCGCGGCCTCCGCGCTGGCGCTGACCGGGAACAGCGGCCACCGCGCGCCGTTGGTCCCGGCCTGGACGATCGCCGCGCTCCTGGTCCTGGTCATCCCCGACTCCCGGCTGCTGATGGGGGTCGCCTACACACCGTTGCTGACGGTCGCCCCTCTGTTCGGCTGGGAGCTGGGCGGCACCACGTTCGCCGACGCCTGGCCGTGGCCGGTGCTGAACCAGCTCGTCTGCGTGCTCGGCGGCCTGCTGCTGGCCGCCGCAGCGCTGGCGTACGGGCGCAAGCGGGAAGGCCGGACGTGGTTCACCCCTGAACGCGGGCGCGTCGCCGTGTACGTGGCGTTCGCCGCGCCGCTGGTGTACTGCGCGACGCGGTGGGCGTGGGCGCTCGGCATCCCTCTCGGCGTGACCGGCGAGTTCATGGCCGAAGGTGAGGACGGCATGTGGCTGGCCGGCGCGTACCTGGCGACCTTCGGCGCGTTCGGCGGCGTGCTCACCCTGGGACTGATCCAGCGGTGGGGCGAGGTCTTCCCGCGCTGGATCCCCGGCCTGCGCGGCAAGCGGGTGCCCCCGATGCTCGCGGTCATCCCGGCCGGCTTCGTCGCCATCATCGTCACCGTGGCCGGGTTCACCTATATCCGCTTCGCCATCGCCGGCCACTTCACCGCCGACGAATGGGGCGCCTGGCTGCCGGAGTGCTTCTGGCCGATCTGGGGCGCCGCACTCGCCACCGCCGCCATCTCCTACCACCAGCGCCGCAAGCGTCCGGCACGCCCCATGTCGGCCGCCGGCACCCGGTAAACCCGGTTGCCGTCCGATGCGATCCTGGTGGCCGACGGCGACACCGGGGAGAGCTGGTTGGCGAAGCGGCGGTACGTGGCGAGGGGTGTGCCCGGCGGCTACCGGATCTGGGACAACAAGGCGCGGCGGTGGTGGGGCGACCACTACGAGCTGTGCCCCGACGACCTGCTCGCCGAGCTGAACGGCGCCGCCGACCCCGCGCGGATCACCGCCCTGCTCAAGCGCTACCGGTCGCTCCGGCGCTGACTCAGACGTTGCGCCGGTACTGGCCGCCCACCTCGAAGAACGCCTCGGTGATCTGGCCCAGCGTGCACACCCGCGCCGCGTCCATCAGCACCGCGAACACGTTCTCCCCCGACGCCGCCGCCTCCTTCAGCCGCCGCAACGCGGGCTCGGCCTCGGCCGCGTGCGCGGCGGCGAAGGCGCGGGTCCGCTCGACCTGGGAACGCTTCTCGTCCTCCGTCGCACGGGCCAACTCGATGGTCACGTGCTCGCGCGACCCGTCCTCCGGCAGGAACGTGTTCACGCCGATCAACGGCAGCGAACCGTCGTGCTTGCGCTGCTCGTACAGCATCGACTCGTCCTGGATCCGGCCACGCTGGTACCCGGTCTCCATCGCGCCCAGCACACCGCCGCGCTCGGAGAGCCGGTCGAACTCCGCCAGCACCGCCTCCTCGACCAGGTCGGTCAGCTCCTCGATCACGAACGAGCCCTGCAACGGGTTCTCGTTCGCCGACAGGCCCCACTCCTTGTTGATGATGAGCTGGATCGCCATCGCCCGCCGCACCGACGACTCGGTCGGCGTCGTGATCGCCTCGTCGTACGCGTTGGTGTGCAAAGAGTTCGTGTTGTCGTACAAAGCGCACAACGCCTGCAACGTGGTGCGGATGTCGTTGAAGTCCATCTCCTGCGCGTGCAGCGACCGCCCCGACGTCTGCACGTGGTACTTGAACTTCTGCGAACGGTCGTTCGCGCCGTAGCGCTCGCGCATCGCGATCGCCCAGATCCGCCGCGCCACCCGGCCGATCACGCTGTACTCGGCGTCCATCCCGTTGGAGAAGAAGAACGACAGGTTCGGCGCGAAGTCGTCGATCCTCATCCCCCGCGCCAGGTACGACTCGACGTACGTGAACCCGTTGGCCAGCGTGAACGCCAGCTGGCTGATGGGGTTCGCCCCCGCCTCGGCGATGTGGTAGCCCGAGATCGACACCGAGTAGAAGTTCCGCACCTTCTGCTGGATGAACCACTCCTGGATGTCGGCCATCATCCGCAGCGAGAACTCGGTGGAGAAGATGCAGGTGTTCTGCCCCTGGTCCTCCTTGAGGATGTCCGCCTGCACGGTCCCGCGCACGGTCGCCAGCGCCCACGCCTTCAGCTGGTCCGCCTCCGCCGACGACGGCTCACGGCCGTGTTCGGCGCGGAACTTGTCGACCTGCTGGTCGACCACCGTGTTCAGGAAGAACGCCAGGATCGTCGGCGCCGGGCCGTTGATCGTCATCGACACCGACGTGTTCGGCGCGGTCAGGTCGAAACCGTCGTAGAGCGCCTTCATGTCGTCGAGCGTCGCGATCGACACCCCGGACGTGCCGACCTTGCCGTAGACGTCCGGCGGGGTGTCGGGGTCGCGCCCGTACAGCGTCACCGAGTCGAACGCGGTCGACAGCCGGGTCGCCGGCGAGCCCTTCGACAGGTACTTGAACCGCCGGTTGGTGCGGAACGCGTCACCCTCCCCCGCGAACATCCGCGCCGGGTCCTCGCCGTCCCGCTTGAACGGGAAAACCCCCGCTGTGTAAGGGAAGTAGCCCGGCAGGTTCTCCCGACGCAGGAACCGCAGCAACGTGCCGTCGTCGTCATAGCGCGGCAGCGACACGCGGCGCACCTTGTTGCCGGACAACGTCTCCCGCGTCAGCTGGGTGTGGAGCTCCTTGTCCCGCACCCGCACCACGAGCTCGTCACCGCTGTAGCCCTCCACCATCGTCGGCCACGACGCCAGCAGCTCCGCCGACACCGCGTCGACCTGCTTCTCCGCCGACTCCAGCAGCGACGAGATCGCCGCCGTGTCGTGCCCCGCCTCCTCCAGCTCTGCCCGCGCCGCACGCAGGTGCGCCACCCGCCGCACCGCGTCCACGTGCGTCTCGGTCGCACGGTGGTAGCCGCGTACCGTCTCGGCGATCTCGGCCAGGTACCGCACGCGCGTCGCGGGCACGACGGTCGCCGCCGACGTCGAGACCTTCCCCGACACCACCGGCAACGCGCCCTCGGCGACGTCCAGCCCGCGCTTCGTCAACTCGTCGCGCAAGTGCTGGTAGAGGGCCGTCACGCCGTCGTCGTTGAACGTCGCCGCCGATGTGCCGAAGACCGGCATGTCCTCCCACGACGCGCCGAACGCCTCCCGGTTGCGCACCAGCTGGCGGGCCACGTCACGGCGGGCGTCCTCCGCGCCCCGGCGCTCGAACTTGTTGATCGCCACCGCGTCCGCGAAGTCCAGCATGTCGATCTTCTCCAGCTGCGACGCGGCGCCGAACTCCGGCGTCATCACGTACAGCGAGAGGTCCACGAACGGCACGATGGCCGCGTCGCCCTGGCCGATGCCCGGCGTCTCCACCACGATCAGGTCGAACCCGGCGGCCTTGCACGCCAGGATCGCGTCACCCAGGCCGTCCGGCACCTCCGAGCCGGCCCGCCGGGTCGCCATCGAGCGGAAGAAGACGCGGTCGCCGTCCAGGCAGTTCATCCGGATCCGGTCGCCGAGCAGCGCGCCGCCGCCACGCCGCCGGGTCGGGTCGACGGCCAGCACCGCGACCCGCAGCTTGTCCTGCTGGTCCAGCCGGAACCGGCGGACCAGCTCGTCGGTCAGCGACGACTTGCCGGAACCACCCGTTCCAGTGATACCCAGGACCGGCGCCGCGCGATCGGCCGCCGTCCGCACCATCCGCTCACGCACGTCCGCGGGGAGCGCACCGGCCTCGATGAGCGTGATGGCGCGGGCCAGCACGTCCTCGCTGCCGGTGAACAGGCCGTCCCACGACGACGGCGGACGCTCGGCCAGTGACTGGTCGCACTCCTCCACCATCGTGTTGATCATGCGGGCGAGGCCGAGCTCCTGGCCGTCGGCCGGGGAGAAGATGCGCGCGACACCACGTGAGTGCAGCAGCTCGATCTCCTCCGGCACGATGACGCCGCCACCGCCGCCGTAGACCTTGATGTGCTGCGCGCCGCGTTCGGCCAGGAGTTCCACCAGATAGGTGAAGTACTCGACGTGTCCGCCCTGGTAGGCGCTGATCGCGATGCCCTGGACGTCCTCCTGCACGGCCGCGGCGACGACCTCGCGCACCGACCGGTTGTGGCCGAGGTGGACGACCTCCGCGCCCTGCGACTGGAGGATCCGGCGCATGATGTTGATCGCCGCGTCGTGCCCGTCGAACAGGCTGGCCGCGGTCACGAAACGGACCGGGTGCAGCGGGTTGTGCAGCGATGTGGCGGTCACGACGGCTCCTTCGGGCAGCGCTGGACTACCACCAGATTACTAGGACATCCGTCTATCGGAAGTACGATGGAGTTGTGTGCCAGGTCACCCGCCGGCACGGTCGCGTCGATCGTTTTCGCAACCCTGGCCGTACCCCTCACTGACTTAGCGTGTAACTTCCGTCCAAACGGGGTAGAGGATCTTCCATGAGCAGCACACCTATCTACGACGAGCTGGCCGCCATCCTGCTCGCCGACAACCCGGGGACGACCGAGAAGGCGACCGCCGGGAAACAGCAGCCCGAACCGGCGTCCGAGACCTCGAAGCAGGTCCGCACCGGTGGCCGACGACGCAAGCCCGAGCCGGACGCCTGAGCTTTCAGTTAACACTGAAGCTATAGAGTTCACTGCGGGTCGAACGCGTGTTCGACTCTCGGGTTATGCTGCGCTCATGCAGGTGTCGCTGTTCGACGACGGCGCGGAGACGCCCGCCCTGCGCCCGCTGGCCGGTATCCGGCGGACGGTGCTCGGTGACGGCGCCTGGGTCGACGTGCTCCCCGGCTGGCTGACCGGCGCGGACGCGCTGTTCCAGGGCCTGGCCGCCGAGGTGCCCTGGCGTGCCGAACGCAGGCAGATGTACGAGCGCGTGGTCGACGTCCCGCGCCTGCTCTGCTTCTACGACGAGGACATGCCGCTGCCGGAGCCGGTGCTGACGCGTGCCCGTGCGGAGCTCACCGCCTGGTACGCCGAGGAGTTGGGCGAGCCGTTCCGCACCGCAGGCCTCTGCTACTACCGCGACGGGCGCGACTCCGTGGCCTGGCACGGTGACACGATCGGACGCGGTTCGAGCGAGGACACGATGGTGGCGATCGTGTCCGTCGGCGCTCCGCGCGCGTTGGCGTTGCGGCCCCGTGGCGGCGGCGCGACGGTCCGGTACGCGCTGGGGCACGGGGACCTGATCGTGATGGGCGGCTCGTGCCAGCGGACGTGGGAGCACGCGGTGCCGAAGTCCGCCAAGCCGGTCGGACCCCGGATCAGCGTCCAGTTCCGACCGCGGGGCGTGCGCTGAGCTGTTGCTGTTCGGACCACGGACGGACCGCCCGATTCGGCTCAACCGGGCGGTCCGGGCGTCGTCGCTGGTAGTGCCCGGAATTACTGGTCCTTGAACACTGTGACCGCGGTCATTACCCTCCGCTGGGAGCGCTCCCTGGGAGCGCTCCCAGAACGCGTTGCGAACATCCTCAAAGGAGAGCGGTATGCGGCAACGGAGATCGATCTTCGGCGCCTTGCTGGCGGCTGCGATGGCCGTCAGCGGGGTCGTCGCGATCACCACGGCGGGTCAGGTCACCGCGGCCCCGGCCGGTGGTTACCTGCACACCGCGGGCAACAAGATCGTGGACAGCAACGGCGCCACGGTCCGGCTGACCGGCATCAACTGGTTCGGCATGGAGACCGACAACAAGACGTTCCACGGGCTGTGGTCCAACCGCACGTGGAAGCAGCAGCTCGACCAGATGGCCTCGTTGGGCTACAACACCCTGCGCGTGCCGTTCTCGAACGACGCGCTCAAGCCCGGCGCGACGGCGTCCGGTGTCAACGACTTCAGCAACCCCGACCTGGTCGGGCTGACGCCGTTGCAGATCCTGGACAAGGTCGTCGACTACGCGGGCCAGAAGGGGATGCGCATCATCCTCGACCGGCACCGGCCGACCAGCGCCTCCCAGTCCCCTCTCTGGTACACGTCGACCGTCCCGGAGTCGACGTGGATCAACGACTGGAAGATGCTCGCCCAGCGGTACGCGGGCAACACCACGGTGATCGGCGCGGATCTGCACAACGAGCCGCACGCAGAGGGCACCAACCCGGCGGCGACCGGCGCTTGCTGGGGCTGTGGCGTGGTGGAGCGCGACTGGCGGCTGGCCGCCGAACGGGCGGGCAACGCGATCCTGTCCGTGCAGCCGAACTGGCTGATCTTCGTCGAGGGTGTGAGCTGCCCGAGCGGCGGTCTGTCGAACACGTGGGACAACGACACGTCCAACGACGAGGACTGCGGCTGGTGGGGCGGCAACCTGTCCAAGGCCGGTCAGTTCCCGGTGCGGCTGAACGTGGCGAACCGGCTGGTCTACTCGCCGCACGAGTACGCGACGTCGGTGTTCGCCCAGAAGTGGTTCGACGCGCCGGACTACCCGGCCAACATGCCCGCCATCTGGGACAAGTACTGGGGTTACCTGTACAAGAGCAACACCGCGCCGATCATGATGGGTGAGTTCGGCACGACGCTGGCCAACCCGAAGGACAAGGTGTGGCTGGAGAACCTGATGGCCTACACCGGGACGGGTGTGAACGGGATGTCGTTCACCTACTGGTCGTGGAACCCGAACAGCGGTGACACGGGCGGCATCGTGGGCGACGACTGGACCACGGTGAACCAGGCCAAGCAGTCCATCTTGCAGCCGTACCTGATCCCGCCGACCAATGGGCCTGTCACCACGACGACCAGTTCCACCACTTCGTCCAGCACCACGTCGTCGACCGGGAGCACCACGGTCACCACGACGACCACGACGTCGAACGGCAACTCGGGGTCGTGCAAGGCGGCGTGGCGGCAGGACAACGCCTGGCAGGGCGGGTTCCAGGGTCTGCTGACCGTGACGAACAGCTCCACCAGCGCGGTCAACCCGTGGAAGGTCGTGTTCACCCTGCCCGCCGGGGCGACCATCAACAGCGGCTGGAACGGCACGTTCAGCCAGACCGGCACGACGGTCACGGTGACGGCGCCGTCGTGGGGGTCGTCGTTGGCGGCCGGTGGGTCGGTCGGTCTCGGATTCACGGCGAACGGTCCGCTGGGCCAGCCCGCCGGCGTGACGCTGGCCGGGACTGCCTGCACGGCGTGATCTTCGTGGTCGGCGGGCCGCCTTGCCTCGCGGCGGCGGTCCGCTAGCCCAGGATCGAGATCATCGTGTGCGCGGTGGTGGTGCTCGGCCGGTCACTCACCTGGCCGTCGCCGAGCTCCACCACCCGCCAGACGCCGTCCTGACGCCGGGCCAGGTCGACCGCGACGAACCGCAGATGTCCCACGAGCGGCCCGATCGCGGCCAGGTCCGGCGCGTCGCTCGGATTGCCAGTCGAGTCGCCCAGCTCGCCAGTCGCGTCATGCGGGGTGCCGGCTGCGTCATGCGACGTGCCGGCTGCGTCATGCGGGGTGTCCGGGTGAGGGCCGACGAGGGCGCACACGCCGTCCACCCACCACGTACGGACCTCGGACGAGGTGAACGGCTCGAAGCGGCGAAGCACGAATCCGCCGGTGGCATCGTCGTCCCGCAGCTCGATGAGGCGACGTGCGACGTCCCAGGCGGCGTCGGCGTCGGCCAGGTCCGGGATGTACGCGGCTTCGTGCCAGTAGTGCTTCATCGACTTGGTGTAGTCCCGCAGCACGGCAGGGCCGGCGCGGAGTCGTTCGCGGGCTCGCTCGAACTCTTCCCGGTCGAAGCCGTCGGTCCAGACGGACTCCGGCGTGAGGTCCTTGAAGTCGTCGTACCAGCCCGGCAGTTCGTGCGCGCTGCGGTACTGGTCGGCGGTGGTCCGCAGCACGGCGCCCCGTCGCGCGAGCGCGTCCGCGAAAGCCGCGTAGTGCTCGGACCGCAGCATCCAACCGCGGTAGACAGCGCGATGGACGGCGCGGTGGACGGCGTCCCCAGGCTCCTCGGGCACCGGCACCTTGGCGACCGCACGCGCTGCTTCGCCGCGGGCGAGTAAGTCGTGGTCGACCAAGGCGACCCGGTGCCCGGCGTCACGGGCGGCGGTGGCTTCCGCTGTGAAGTGCGGGTCGGGGCGGGTGGAGCGGAGCGGGTCGGCCGGCACCAGGAGCATCATGGCCGTCATGGTGATCGATCGGCACGTCTGTTGCCGGCGGGTTTATCGCCCGGCTGGGCCTGAGGCTGGGTCTGAGCCGGCAGTGGGAGTGAGTGTGCGGGCGTGGGAGTGGCGGGAGTGCTGTGCGCTTGGCGCGTCGTGGGGTTGGTCGCGGGCCTCGTTGTTTTAACCGACGTTTGAGTTCAATGATAACGGCGTCTTGCTTCAACGTGCCGGCATGATCACCCGTTCGTGGAGCTGACGGATCAGAAAGCCGCAGGTCAGAGCGGGTCCGACCTCGCGTCGTCACCGGACCACTGTGGCACGGTGACGACGCGCGCGCTGTGCGGCTACGGGTGGGTCAGGCGGCTACGGGTGGGTCAGGTTGTCCATCAGCAGACCGACGAAGTGGTTCATGTCGGCCAGCAGGCACGGGAACTGCGCGTGTTTGCCGGTGCAGCCCTCCGCCCACCCGCCACCATCGCCGTAATCCACGAACGTGTGCGGGATGCCCGCCGCCACCAGGTGATCCCGGGCAACCCGGTTCGTCGCCCTGGCCCGGTTCTCCAACACGGCCAGGACCGTATCCACCGTGAGGTCGCCGCCGTCGCCGGTGTACATCGCCACACCCATGCCGCGCAGCGGTCCGACGTGCTGCGCCGGGCTCTCCCGGTTCCACACCCCGTCGAACGGCCACACCGGCGGACCGAAGATCGCGTCCACCGCCACCGTCGGCACACCGCTCCCGGACAGCTGCGTGGACCCGACGACCGCCACCCGCTGTTCCTGGCTGAGCAGGTCCAACCCACCGGAGAAGCTACCGACGTACCCGAACAGCTCCGGCCGGTGCTCGGCGTAGTGGAACGCGCCGAACCCACCCATCGAGTGCCCCGAGATCGCCCGGCCGTCCCTCGTCGGGATCGTCCGCAGGTTCGCGTCCACGAACGGGATCACCTGGTCCAGGTGGAACGTCTCCCAGTTCTGCGGCCCGAGCGCGGCCGGCGGGTACACCCAGTTCGTGTACCACCCGCGGCCTGAACCGTTGGGCGCCACCGTGATCAGCGGGACGCCGACCGTGCTCTCCTCGAACAACCTCTGGTTGGCGGCCGTGTTCGGGCGGTCCGGGTGGCCGTGCAGGTGGTACTGCACCGGGTAACGGGTGGCGGCGGCCTGGTCGTAGCCCTCCGGCAGCGTCACCATGATCGCGTGCTCACCGGAGACCTGGCCTTCCATCACCGAGTACGCCGGCACCTGGGCGGTCCGGACGGTGAACACGAACGTGCGTTCGTCCGCGTCCACCCACTTCGGCTGGCTCACCACCGTCAGCCCATGCCCATCGGCGAACACGGGCGGCGCGCTCGCTGCGTGCGCGCTCGTGCCTCCGGAGAGCAGGCCGAGCAAGCCGAGCACCACGACGAACGCGGTCGGTCGCCGTCGCCGCATCACGCCTCCCCCTCACACAGCGCGGAATCGGCAACGGCGCCGATGGACGGTGTCGTGTTGGCGTTGTTCGAGTTGGTGACCACCGAAGCGAACCGGCCGTCGTCGGTGACCAGGGTCATCGAGTAGTGCCCGGTGGGCAGGCTGCCGTCGTGGCCCCATGCCTCACCGCCGCACGACAGGGGCACCCTGGCCAGCGACAACCCGTAGAAGCCGCCCGGCGTGAGGGTCCGCATCTCGGCGAGCGCGGCGGCCGAGACGACGCGGCCGTCGAGGAGTGCCCGGTAGAACTTCGCCAGGTCGTCCAGGGTGGACGCCATCGCGCCGGCGGTGCTCCAGAACGACAGCTCGGTCGCGGTGGTGGCCTCGACCCAGAAGAAGAACGGGCCGGCCCTGCCGCCCAGGTAGCCGGGCAGGTACGGGTCGGCCAAAGCTCGGACTCGCGGCGCGGGGAAGGACGTGCGAGTCAAGCCGAGCGGCACGATGAGCCGTTCGGTGATCACGTCGCCGACCGTGCGGCCGGTGATCCGCTCGATCAGCATGCCCAGGACCAGGTAGCCGACGTTGGTGTACTTCCAGTCCGTGCCGGGCGGGAACTGCGGCGGTTCGTCCATCGCCGACCGCACCAGCTCGGCGAGCGAGTAGGTGCCGTCGGGGTTGGGCACGGCGTCGCGGACGTCCCTGACCAGTCCGCTGGTCATCTGGAGGAGCCGGCGGACCGTGATGACGTTGCCGTCGTAGTTGCCGGTGACGACGCCGGGGAGGTAACGCTCGATCGGCGCGTCCAGCGTAACGAGCCCTTCATCCACGAGCTGGAGCACCACTGCCGCCGTGAACGGCTTCGTCTGGCTACCGATGCGGAAGTGGTCGGTTGCCGTGAGCGGGCGGTTCTGGTTGATCTTGGCGGTGCCGCTGGTCAGCGTCCACGAGCCGGTGGCGTTCCCCGCGTGGACGGCGGCGCCCGGTCCGGCCTGTGAGCGGTAGCGGTCGAGCACGGCCCTGGTCGCGGGGTGGTCGTCCTGCGCGGCGGCGACCACGGGCGTGGTGACACCGGCCGTGACGGCCAACGCGACACCGCCCGCGATCGCGGCCAGCCACCGGCGAATCGTGCCGGTCATGCCGGTTCGTCCGTCGTCGGTGACGTCGGGTCTGCGGGCTTGGCGGTGGGCTCGGCTGCGGGCTTGGCCGCGGGGCCGGCCGATTGGCTCTGCTCGCCGATGAAC
This is a stretch of genomic DNA from Saccharothrix ecbatanensis. It encodes these proteins:
- a CDS encoding alpha-ketoglutarate-dependent dioxygenase AlkB, producing MQVSLFDDGAETPALRPLAGIRRTVLGDGAWVDVLPGWLTGADALFQGLAAEVPWRAERRQMYERVVDVPRLLCFYDEDMPLPEPVLTRARAELTAWYAEELGEPFRTAGLCYYRDGRDSVAWHGDTIGRGSSEDTMVAIVSVGAPRALALRPRGGGATVRYALGHGDLIVMGGSCQRTWEHAVPKSAKPVGPRISVQFRPRGVR
- a CDS encoding cellulase family glycosylhydrolase yields the protein MRQRRSIFGALLAAAMAVSGVVAITTAGQVTAAPAGGYLHTAGNKIVDSNGATVRLTGINWFGMETDNKTFHGLWSNRTWKQQLDQMASLGYNTLRVPFSNDALKPGATASGVNDFSNPDLVGLTPLQILDKVVDYAGQKGMRIILDRHRPTSASQSPLWYTSTVPESTWINDWKMLAQRYAGNTTVIGADLHNEPHAEGTNPAATGACWGCGVVERDWRLAAERAGNAILSVQPNWLIFVEGVSCPSGGLSNTWDNDTSNDEDCGWWGGNLSKAGQFPVRLNVANRLVYSPHEYATSVFAQKWFDAPDYPANMPAIWDKYWGYLYKSNTAPIMMGEFGTTLANPKDKVWLENLMAYTGTGVNGMSFTYWSWNPNSGDTGGIVGDDWTTVNQAKQSILQPYLIPPTNGPVTTTTSSTTSSSTTSSTGSTTVTTTTTTSNGNSGSCKAAWRQDNAWQGGFQGLLTVTNSSTSAVNPWKVVFTLPAGATINSGWNGTFSQTGTTVTVTAPSWGSSLAAGGSVGLGFTANGPLGQPAGVTLAGTACTA
- a CDS encoding ATP-grasp domain-containing protein, giving the protein MMLLVPADPLRSTRPDPHFTAEATAARDAGHRVALVDHDLLARGEAARAVAKVPVPEEPGDAVHRAVHRAVYRGWMLRSEHYAAFADALARRGAVLRTTADQYRSAHELPGWYDDFKDLTPESVWTDGFDREEFERARERLRAGPAVLRDYTKSMKHYWHEAAYIPDLADADAAWDVARRLIELRDDDATGGFVLRRFEPFTSSEVRTWWVDGVCALVGPHPDTPHDAAGTSHDAAGTPHDATGELGDSTGNPSDAPDLAAIGPLVGHLRFVAVDLARRQDGVWRVVELGDGQVSDRPSTTTAHTMISILG
- a CDS encoding alpha/beta hydrolase — its product is MRRRRPTAFVVVLGLLGLLSGGTSAHAASAPPVFADGHGLTVVSQPKWVDADERTFVFTVRTAQVPAYSVMEGQVSGEHAIMVTLPEGYDQAAATRYPVQYHLHGHPDRPNTAANQRLFEESTVGVPLITVAPNGSGRGWYTNWVYPPAALGPQNWETFHLDQVIPFVDANLRTIPTRDGRAISGHSMGGFGAFHYAEHRPELFGYVGSFSGGLDLLSQEQRVAVVGSTQLSGSGVPTVAVDAIFGPPVWPFDGVWNRESPAQHVGPLRGMGVAMYTGDGGDLTVDTVLAVLENRARATNRVARDHLVAAGIPHTFVDYGDGGGWAEGCTGKHAQFPCLLADMNHFVGLLMDNLTHP
- a CDS encoding serine hydrolase domain-containing protein, with the protein product MTGTIRRWLAAIAGGVALAVTAGVTTPVVAAAQDDHPATRAVLDRYRSQAGPGAAVHAGNATGSWTLTSGTAKINQNRPLTATDHFRIGSQTKPFTAAVVLQLVDEGLVTLDAPIERYLPGVVTGNYDGNVITVRRLLQMTSGLVRDVRDAVPNPDGTYSLAELVRSAMDEPPQFPPGTDWKYTNVGYLVLGMLIERITGRTVGDVITERLIVPLGLTRTSFPAPRVRALADPYLPGYLGGRAGPFFFWVEATTATELSFWSTAGAMASTLDDLAKFYRALLDGRVVSAAALAEMRTLTPGGFYGLSLARVPLSCGGEAWGHDGSLPTGHYSMTLVTDDGRFASVVTNSNNANTTPSIGAVADSALCEGEA